In Candidatus Eisenbacteria bacterium, the DNA window CAAAAGGGTGAAGTAGGGTATAGCGGTCGTGTCATCAGGATTCTCATCGCGATCGTCATCGCCGTCCTGTATTTCACGGATCGCATCGGGGGGCCTCGCCATCATTCTCGGGATCATTGCGATTGTCTTCTTGCTTACCGGTCTCCTGGGCCGGTGTCCGGCATCCCCTTTGATGTGAGGATTTCAACCTCACGGAGGGCAGTTTAGCTATTTTTGGTCGGTCTATTCTCACTTTGCTTTCATTATAATATTAGATTAAAGCAATTTTTACATTTTCCCGGGAAGAAATATTCCCTAAAATTGCACCAAATGCATGGAGGAACAATTATGAACTATAAACACAGATTACTTATCTGGCTGTCACTTGCCCTTTTGCTATGTTCCGGTCATAGTATTTACAGTGAAACGGACCATCCGGATGTCATCATAGATGGCATTGCCTACAATTTTTATCCGCAACTTTACAAACATATCCATCTGGAATCGCCCTTCACCACTCCCGAGGGGGATGTCGTGGTGCTGGTTGAGACCATCGATGGCGAATTCGGCCTTGTGCCGGTCACATTGGGCAATGATGACAGCCTTGACTATAAAGAACGCCTTTGGTTTGGCCGGGGCCGGCAATTGCTGGTTGATACGCTTGATTTTCCCACTCTGGCCAAAACCGGCCTGCATTCAGAAAAAGAACTCGGCGAGATCAAAACAATAACCGGCAAGCCGGTTGATGAAATTAACCGCATTGCCAAGCCGAATCATTCTTCCGGGGCGGGCTTTATCGCCGATGATGAAGATATCATTTCAGTATTGAAGGGAGACAACAAGCTGGTTCACACAATGGGGCTGACTCACACCGATATTGCAGAGTCGTTATTTCATGTCTTCAATGTTATTCAGGAAGTTGGGAAACATCAGGGCAAAGCCAAACAACGCGGGAATGTTTGTCGCATTTATTATAACAATCGTGATATCAATATTAATTATTTGGGGGCCAAAGGCTGGCAGGAGTCGATTTTCAACGATGAAATCCTCGGCTATTGGCAAATTGAAATGTCATGTGATTTAAAGCCCGCTGAATTGATCTATCTCGAACAAAAATATCAAACTTTAAGCGAAGATGATTTTAAATTTCTAACGGATAAACTAACTTTTATCCACACCGGCGAAATGGTTTTCTTTTATGCCATGCGTTATGGATTCTACGAGGGCCACACCAGCTATCGGGCTGATCCGCTGGCTGTGGCTGTAATTTTCGGCTTAAAAAGCATTCAGGAGCTTGATGAGGATTTTAATGGGAATCTTTACAATGCCTTGAGAAACCATTTTAGATCGAAATAGATTATTGAAGGATCTTTCTTTATCAAGGCTCTAGATCGAAAATTCTCACAGATCGGCATCGTTTGTTGCACAACACTCAACATACCCCGTATACTGACACTGTCGAGGAAATACTATCGCAAATTGATGCTCATGTGCTCCGTCGACACCCACTGCAAGGAGGCTCAATATGCCATGTAACAATTTAATATCAAGGTTCCTAAAGGTTACCGGACTCTCTTTGCTCCTCCTCTTGCCTACCCTCGCGACGGCAACAACCTGGAATGTTCCAGGAAACGCCGCCACGATTCAGGGGGGGATTGATCTTGCAAGCCTTGGAGATACGGTGCTCGTCGGTCCGGGAACCTATGCGGGTGCCGGGAATGTCAACTTGTCCTTTGGAGGGGTGGATCTCGTGCTCCGCTCCAGTGCCGGACGGGATCAGACCACGATCAACTGCGGCTTCAGTGCTCGAGGGCTGATCTTCACCGGGGGTGAAACGGCCTCTGCCGTGGCCGAGGGGTTCACAATCCGGAATGGAAGCGCGACAACGGGCGGCGGACTGCTCATTGACGAGTCCAGCCCCGTCATTCGGAACTGCCGTTTTGTTCATTGCTACGCTTCGGGCCACGGCGGCGCTGCAGATCTGCAGGATGTGTCATCACCGCAGTTTGAAAGTTGCGCCTTCGACTCCAACAGCACGAGTGGCGACTACCACACGGGAGGAGCCATCCAACTGCTGGATGATGGTTCGTTCATCGATTGCACCTTCCGTGACAACGAAGCCGGCGGCATCGGGGGTGCGATCCGCTTGACCAGCGCCGGCGATATCACCTTCGAAGCGTGCACTTTCGAGCGTAATCATGGGACCGACGGCGGCGCCGTTGCAAATCAGGGCGCTGTGAGCATGACCTACACTTTGTGCAGCTTCATAGGGAACAATGTGTCGAATTCCGGCGGGGCTATAAATACTACGGGCGGCCTCAATGCGTTTAATGAATGTTTCTTTGATATGAACTCGGGCAACTACGGCGGGGCGGTGTATGTTCTCTTGGGGGTTGCTGTCCTGAATAACTGCACGGTTGTTCGGACCACATCCCTTGCAGCATCGGGTGCGCTCTCGGTCACGAACGCCGGATCCCACATTGATCTCAACAACACGATTGTTTATGGGACCGTGACGGGACCCGCTGTTCGGTGTCTGAACTATGGGGATGTCACCCCCGTCTGCACAGACCTATATGGAAACGAGGGTGGGAATTGGGATGTTGTCTGCGGGGCCGGGGAAGACACCATGAACGGCAATTTCTCCCTGGATCCGCTCTTCACCGATCCGGACAATGGAGACTTCACGCTCAGCGCGGGGTCCCCGTGCCTCGATGCGCCCGACTGCGGGCTGGTCGGCGCTTTCGGGCAGGGAGGCGGCACTGATAGCGTCGACGAACCGGATGGGAATGACATCCAGATCGATTTCCTGGAACCCGCGACTCCCAACCCATTCGGCTCGGCCACCAATCTGACTTACACAATCCCTGCGGGGAATCATGAGAATGTTCGTCTCACGATTCACGATGTGCGAGGCCGGCTGGTGCGCGAGCTGGTGGATCGCCTCCAAACCCCTGGCCGGTACACGGTCCCGTGGGACGGGAACAATCAGACCGGCTGGCCCGTTGCGGGAGGAGTGTATTTCTACCAACTTACTCTGGATGGGA includes these proteins:
- a CDS encoding T9SS type A sorting domain-containing protein — protein: MPCNNLISRFLKVTGLSLLLLLPTLATATTWNVPGNAATIQGGIDLASLGDTVLVGPGTYAGAGNVNLSFGGVDLVLRSSAGRDQTTINCGFSARGLIFTGGETASAVAEGFTIRNGSATTGGGLLIDESSPVIRNCRFVHCYASGHGGAADLQDVSSPQFESCAFDSNSTSGDYHTGGAIQLLDDGSFIDCTFRDNEAGGIGGAIRLTSAGDITFEACTFERNHGTDGGAVANQGAVSMTYTLCSFIGNNVSNSGGAINTTGGLNAFNECFFDMNSGNYGGAVYVLLGVAVLNNCTVVRTTSLAASGALSVTNAGSHIDLNNTIVYGTVTGPAVRCLNYGDVTPVCTDLYGNEGGNWDVVCGAGEDTMNGNFSLDPLFTDPDNGDFTLSAGSPCLDAPDCGLVGAFGQGGGTDSVDEPDGNDIQIDFLEPATPNPFGSATNLTYTIPAGNHENVRLTIHDVRGRLVRELVDRLQTPGRYTVPWDGNNQTGWPVAGGVYFYQLTLDGKKQAKRMILVR